One part of the Deltaproteobacteria bacterium genome encodes these proteins:
- a CDS encoding glycosyltransferase family 2 protein has protein sequence MSERARVSCTIICFDEEENIRGALESVKWCDEIVVVDSFSNDRTIEICREYTDRIHQRPWPGFVEQKAFALSRTSHPWVLNLDADERVSPELRREIQAVLENPTADGYYIPRLVYYLGRWWWRGGWYPDYRLRLFRRDRVVWGGVDPHEKVILHGRSTRLRSPMLHYTYRDIAAHLATINFFTGMAARELKLRGRQAALADIFLRPLWRFLRFYVLRRGFMEGIAGLFVAQSAAFYVFAKYAKLWEATHSRSRMPPP, from the coding sequence ATGAGCGAGCGCGCCCGCGTCTCCTGCACCATCATCTGCTTCGACGAGGAAGAGAACATTCGCGGCGCGCTCGAGAGCGTGAAGTGGTGCGACGAGATCGTCGTCGTCGACTCCTTTTCGAACGATCGCACGATCGAGATCTGCCGCGAATACACCGACCGGATCCATCAGCGCCCGTGGCCCGGGTTCGTCGAGCAGAAGGCCTTCGCGCTCTCCCGGACGAGCCATCCCTGGGTCCTGAACCTCGACGCCGACGAGCGGGTGTCGCCCGAGCTCCGCCGCGAGATCCAGGCGGTGCTCGAGAACCCGACGGCCGACGGCTATTACATCCCGCGCCTCGTCTACTATCTGGGGCGGTGGTGGTGGCGGGGCGGATGGTACCCCGACTATCGCCTGCGACTCTTCCGCCGAGACCGGGTGGTCTGGGGCGGCGTCGACCCGCACGAGAAGGTGATCCTGCACGGACGGAGCACGCGGCTGCGGAGCCCGATGCTGCACTACACCTATCGCGACATCGCGGCCCATCTCGCGACCATCAACTTCTTCACCGGCATGGCGGCGCGCGAGCTCAAGCTGCGCGGGCGGCAGGCCGCGCTCGCGGACATCTTCCTGCGTCCGCTGTGGCGCTTCCTGCGCTTCTACGTCCTGCGGCGCGGGTTCATGGAAGGCATCGCCGGGCTCTTCGTCGCGCAGTCGGCGGCCTTCTACGTCTTCGCGAAGTACGCCAAGCTCTGGGAGGCGACGCACAGCCGCTCCCGCATGCCGCCGCCATGA
- a CDS encoding glycosyltransferase yields MSAGRPLAILHVDPERGLGGGEQQVLGLLAGLHAEGHRQTLAADPRGGLAARAAALGIAVAPLAIRNHLDVCAARRLARLLAREHRDIVHFHTARAHAMSFFLRAPAGTARVVTRRMDYRLRGGWYARRLYNREVDAVVAIAEAVRSALVASGVDPARIHLVPSGVDASRFAAGPEARTAARARFAIADGAWVLAAVGALEERKGHDVLFDALARDPDPRRVVLVAGDGTRASALRARITALGLTAGVRLLGGVDDVAPVLAAADVLVMPSRHEGLGVAALEGMAAGLPVIASRVGGLPEAIVDGETGLLVAPGDAAALAAALARLAADPGLARRLGAAGAARVASRFSMAAMAEGTLAVYRRLAAAGTKGKA; encoded by the coding sequence ATGAGCGCCGGGCGTCCGCTCGCGATCCTCCACGTCGACCCCGAGCGCGGACTCGGCGGCGGCGAACAGCAGGTGCTCGGGCTGCTCGCCGGACTCCACGCGGAAGGCCATCGCCAGACGCTCGCGGCCGATCCGCGCGGCGGGCTCGCGGCTCGCGCCGCGGCGCTCGGGATCGCCGTCGCCCCGCTCGCCATCCGCAACCACCTCGACGTCTGCGCCGCCCGCCGCCTGGCGCGACTGCTGGCGCGCGAGCACCGCGACATCGTCCACTTCCACACCGCGCGCGCCCACGCGATGAGCTTCTTCCTCCGCGCCCCCGCCGGAACGGCGCGCGTCGTCACGCGGCGCATGGACTATCGGCTCCGCGGCGGCTGGTACGCGCGGCGGCTCTACAATCGCGAGGTCGACGCGGTGGTGGCGATCGCGGAAGCCGTGCGATCCGCGCTGGTGGCGAGCGGCGTCGACCCCGCGCGCATCCACCTCGTCCCGAGCGGCGTCGACGCGAGCCGCTTCGCGGCGGGGCCGGAGGCGCGCACGGCGGCGCGCGCCCGGTTCGCGATCGCCGACGGTGCGTGGGTGCTCGCCGCCGTCGGCGCGCTCGAGGAGCGCAAGGGACACGACGTGCTCTTCGACGCGCTCGCGCGCGACCCCGACCCGCGGCGCGTCGTGCTCGTGGCGGGAGACGGCACCCGCGCGAGTGCGCTCCGGGCGCGGATCACGGCGCTCGGACTCACAGCCGGCGTGCGCCTGCTCGGTGGTGTCGACGACGTCGCGCCCGTCCTCGCGGCGGCCGACGTGCTCGTGATGCCGTCGCGCCATGAAGGGCTCGGCGTCGCGGCGCTCGAGGGGATGGCGGCCGGGCTGCCGGTGATCGCAAGCCGCGTCGGCGGTCTCCCCGAGGCGATCGTCGACGGCGAGACGGGGCTGCTCGTAGCGCCCGGCGACGCGGCCGCGCTCGCCGCCGCCCTCGCTCGTCTCGCGGCCGACCCGGGGCTCGCGCGCCGGCTCGGCGCCGCCGGCGCGGCGCGCGTCGCCTCCCGTTTCAGCATGGCGGCGATGGCGGAGGGAACGCTCGCCGTGTATCGACGGCTCGCCGCGGCAGGCACGAAGGGGAAGGCATGA
- the rfaE1 gene encoding D-glycero-beta-D-manno-heptose-7-phosphate kinase — MSETTRLRGLIRRFPGTRVLVIGDLMLDQFVWGDVSRISPEAPVPIVRVRRQEGRPGGAGNVVTNVVALGGRADACGFVGDDPVGRALSTALVEAGGGLAGIVRSRAVGTTAKTRVIAHSQQVVRFDQDPDADGVPPRLARRLRAWVATHARRYPVIVVSDYGKGVVTPELLADLAALRRHHGFHYVIDPKRPNFAHYRSASLVKPNLGEASLAAGLDITDRSSLDAAGRELLRRWEADAILISRGEEGMTLFKPRARAHHFPTAAQEVYDVTGAGDTVLATCALALAAGGSFEEAARLANQAAGVAVGKVGTATVSARELARALRNHP; from the coding sequence ATGAGCGAGACGACGCGACTTCGAGGACTGATCCGACGCTTTCCGGGCACCCGGGTGCTCGTGATCGGCGACCTGATGCTGGACCAGTTCGTCTGGGGCGACGTGAGCCGCATCTCCCCGGAGGCGCCGGTCCCCATCGTACGGGTCCGGCGCCAGGAGGGACGGCCCGGCGGCGCCGGCAACGTCGTCACCAACGTGGTCGCTCTCGGCGGACGCGCCGACGCGTGCGGCTTCGTCGGCGACGATCCCGTCGGCCGCGCGCTCTCCACGGCGCTCGTGGAGGCGGGCGGCGGCCTCGCCGGCATCGTCCGCAGCCGCGCCGTCGGCACCACCGCCAAGACCCGGGTCATCGCCCACAGCCAGCAGGTGGTGCGTTTCGACCAGGACCCTGACGCCGACGGCGTGCCGCCGAGACTCGCGCGGCGGCTGCGCGCCTGGGTCGCGACCCACGCCCGCCGCTACCCCGTGATCGTCGTCTCGGACTACGGGAAGGGCGTCGTCACGCCCGAGCTGCTGGCCGACCTCGCCGCTCTCCGGCGGCACCACGGCTTCCACTACGTCATCGATCCGAAGCGCCCGAACTTCGCCCACTACCGCAGCGCGAGCCTCGTGAAGCCGAACCTCGGCGAGGCGAGCCTCGCCGCCGGCCTCGACATCACCGACCGGTCGTCGCTCGACGCCGCGGGTCGCGAGCTCCTGCGCCGCTGGGAAGCCGACGCGATCCTGATCTCGCGGGGCGAGGAGGGCATGACGCTCTTCAAGCCGCGCGCGCGCGCCCACCATTTCCCGACCGCGGCCCAGGAGGTCTACGACGTGACGGGCGCCGGCGACACCGTGCTGGCGACGTGCGCGCTGGCGCTCGCCGCCGGCGGGAGCTTCGAGGAGGCCGCGCGGCTCGCGAACCAGGCGGCCGGGGTCGCGGTCGGCAAGGTCGGTACGGCGACGGTGAGCGCCCGCGAGCTCGCGCGCGCCCTCCGCAACCACCCATGA
- a CDS encoding YicC family protein: protein MSKTTRGVRSMTGFGSASAPLAGGRLTIELRSVNQRFLDVRVTAPREYAPWEAACRELVGKHVARGRVEVYVSRNAPTRGRTRVVLNVEAARDYAAAWRKVAAELGIRSALDLGLLRGAEIFETVETPRDLRSEFPAASRVLARALATLDQARRREGRNLQRDMLQRGARLVAIERAIRAHAATVAGELQAKVNDRLQNLLKGSTVDPARVAQEVAYLAERSDVTEELVRLRSHLEELRTLLGTGGAVGKQVEFLLQETHREVNTIGSKVNQLEITRLVVEAKGEIERLREQVQNVE, encoded by the coding sequence ATGAGCAAGACGACCCGCGGCGTCCGGTCCATGACCGGCTTCGGAAGCGCCTCCGCCCCGCTCGCGGGCGGACGCCTCACGATCGAGCTCCGCTCCGTGAACCAACGCTTCCTCGACGTGCGCGTCACCGCGCCGCGCGAGTACGCCCCCTGGGAAGCCGCCTGCCGCGAGCTGGTCGGCAAGCACGTCGCGCGCGGGCGGGTCGAGGTGTACGTCAGCCGCAACGCGCCGACGCGCGGCCGGACGCGCGTCGTCCTCAACGTCGAAGCCGCGCGCGACTACGCCGCCGCGTGGCGCAAGGTCGCTGCGGAGCTCGGCATCCGAAGCGCGCTCGACCTCGGGCTTCTGCGCGGCGCCGAGATCTTCGAGACCGTCGAGACACCACGCGATCTCCGGAGCGAGTTCCCGGCGGCGTCCCGGGTGCTCGCGCGGGCCCTCGCGACGCTCGACCAGGCGCGGCGGCGCGAAGGCAGGAACCTGCAGCGCGACATGCTGCAGCGGGGGGCGCGGCTCGTGGCGATCGAGCGCGCGATCCGCGCCCACGCCGCGACCGTCGCGGGCGAGCTGCAGGCCAAGGTGAACGACCGCCTGCAGAACCTCCTCAAGGGCTCGACGGTCGATCCGGCGCGCGTCGCCCAGGAGGTCGCCTACCTGGCGGAGCGGAGCGACGTCACCGAGGAGCTGGTCCGCCTGAGGAGCCATCTCGAGGAGCTCCGCACGCTCCTCGGAACCGGCGGCGCCGTCGGCAAGCAGGTCGAGTTCCTGCTCCAGGAGACGCACCGGGAGGTGAACACGATCGGCTCCAAGGTCAATCAGCTCGAGATCACACGGCTCGTGGTGGAAGCGAAGGGTGAGATCGAGCGGCTCAGAGAACAGGTGCAGAACGTCGAGTGA
- the gmk gene encoding guanylate kinase, with translation MGADFTFDRHGIVFIVSGPSGAGKSTLVEGLMTRFPELGLSVSYTTRAPRGTEVAGREYHFVDAAEFARRRDAGELAEWAEVHGALYGTPRAPLDDAIAEGRDMLLDIDVQGARRLKRVYRDSAVAVMVFPPSWGELERRLHDRRTDDEAAIARRLARAREEADHLPEYDYFVRNADREEAVAQAIAIVLAERARVSRIVVEPTP, from the coding sequence ATGGGTGCCGATTTCACGTTCGACCGTCACGGGATCGTCTTCATCGTTTCCGGCCCCTCCGGGGCCGGGAAGAGCACGCTGGTCGAGGGGCTCATGACGCGCTTCCCGGAGCTCGGCCTGTCGGTGTCCTACACGACCCGCGCCCCGCGCGGCACCGAGGTGGCCGGCCGCGAGTACCACTTCGTCGATGCCGCCGAGTTCGCCCGCCGCCGGGACGCCGGCGAGCTGGCCGAGTGGGCCGAGGTGCACGGCGCCCTCTACGGCACGCCGCGTGCGCCCCTCGACGACGCGATCGCCGAAGGGCGCGACATGCTGCTCGACATCGACGTGCAAGGGGCCCGACGACTCAAGCGCGTCTACCGCGACTCGGCGGTGGCCGTGATGGTCTTTCCGCCGTCCTGGGGCGAGCTCGAGCGCCGCCTCCACGATCGCCGCACCGACGACGAGGCCGCGATCGCGCGCCGCCTCGCCCGCGCCCGCGAGGAGGCCGATCACCTCCCCGAGTACGACTATTTCGTCCGCAACGCGGATCGCGAAGAGGCCGTGGCGCAGGCGATCGCGATCGTGCTCGCGGAACGGGCGCGCGTCAGCCGGATCGTCGTGGAGCCGACGCCGTGA